The DNA segment ACCCACCGCCAGCGCAATCTGGCAGCAGCGGGCAATCCGGTCCAGCCCATCCGGCAACGTCAACAGATAGGGCGTCTCCACCACGATCTGCAGGGTGACGGGGGCAGGCGCCGCCTCCCGCACCGTCACCAGATCCGCCATCAGCGCATTCCATTCCCCCGCTACGATGGCTCCCAGATCTGCCACCACGCACACTTCAGTAGCTCCCTGGTCTACCGCTAAGCGTGCCGAGAACGCTTTAGACAAGCTGTCATCCGCCCCCAGCGGGTAGCTCACCAGGGCACCCATCGGCAGCTGTGCTTGCGCCTGCGGCAACCTCCCCGACAGCACATAGCAGGCATTCAACCCCCACTCCCCTGCCTGCTCCACCAGCTCTGTCACCTGCGCAACAGTAACCTCGGAGGTCGTCACCATCAGATCAATAAACGCCGCCAACTCGTGGCGATTGGCAGGCAAGTCAGCATTGGCATTGGCAAATGTCATAGTTCCAGGCTACCCGCTAGAATGTGGCACATGATTGTGAACGACCAGAAGCCTGCCGTCTCCGGCAACGAACACCGCTATGTTCTCACCCTAGACTGCCCCGACCGCGTCGGCATCGTCGCCGAAATCTCCAAGTTCCTGGCAGATATGGGTGGATGGATTCTGGAAGCCGCCTACCACGCTGACCCCATCTCCGGCTGGTTCCACACCCGCCAAGCTGTCCTCGCCAGCTCCGTCGACATGAGCTTCGAGGAACTCCAGGAACGCTGGCGTGACATGGCTACCCACCTCGGCCCCGACGCCAACGCACAGGTTACCGACACCGCTCGCCTGAAGCGCGGTGTCATCCTCGTCTCCAAGCAGGGCCACTGTCTACATGACCTCATGGGCCGCATTCACCACGGCGACTACCCCATGGATGTTGCCTGCATCGTCTCCAACCACCCCGACATGCAGCCCGTTGCCGACTACTATGGGATCCCCTACCACTACGTTCCCTTCGCCCCCGGTGAACAGGGCAAGCGCGAAGCCTTCGACAAGATCGCCACAATTGTCGATGCGGAAGAACCGGACGTTATTGTGCTCGCCCGCTTCATGCAGATTCTCCCCCCTGACCTGTGTGAGCGGTGGGACGGCCGCTGCATCAATATCCACCACAGCTTCCTACCGTCCTTTATGGGTGCTCGCCCCTACGCCCAGGCCTACAAGCGTGGTGTGAAACTCGTAGGTGCCACTTGCCACTTCGTCACCAGTGACCTCGATAATGGGCCCATCATCGAACAGGATGTGCAGCGTGTCAGCCACGCCGACACAGAAAAGGATATGGTGCGGAAAGGCCGCGATATTGAGCAGCTCGTGCTTGCCCGCGGACTGCGCTGGTTCCTGGAAGACCGGGTGCAGGTCCACAACCACCGCACCGTCATCTTCGGGTCCTAGCAGTCTGTCCTAGCGGGCCCAGTTCTCGCCGTAGCCGTCCTGGGAAAAGCCCAGCAGATCATCCATCTCGGTACGCTTCGACCCCCAATACACGCCAACGATCACCCAGCCGATAATCACCAGTGTCACCATGCTGTAGCCCAGCGAAAAGACGTTCCAGAACATCACCATCGCGGACACCACCAGCATGGCCACCCACCCAGTCTTAGACACTCGGCCCGTCAGCTCAAAGGCATCCGACCGCATTCGTGCCGCATGTACCACCGAGCGGATAGCGTAGACGCCGCCGATAAGCGCCAACACCGCTACCGCCAACATTTCCACAGGAACAGACAAGACGTAGTGGGTAAACGTCGGCATGGCTTACACTCCCAAAACAAAGAAAGCGATGGTGTAAATTAGTAGGCCGGCCAAAGCGCCCACAATCGTGCCGTTCATCCGGATGAACTGCAGGTCTTTACCAACCAACACCTCGATTTTATCGGAGGCCTCCGCTGCATCCCAGCGTTCCACCGTGTCAGAAATAATGCCGGTGATCTCCGGGGCGTAGTTCGAGGCCACATGCTTTGCTGCTGCCACCACCCGCTCAGTAATGACCTCCTGTACCTTCTCACTAGTCGCCATAGAGTGGCCCATCGTCATAACCATCTGGTGGGCCTTGCGGCGCAGCAGACTATTCGGGTCAGCACTGGTGTGGAGCAGAAACTCCTTAGCGTTCTCCCACGTCTTCTCCGTCATCGACGAGGTCGCTTCCTTAGCCAGAATGTTCTGTTTGATCTCCTCCACCTTCTCTATGGTCTTGGGATCATTCTGCAGATCATTCGCCATCTCGTACAGCCACCGCTTCGCAGCGAGACGCGCCTCATGATTCGGCTGCCGCGACACCTTGGACGTCCAATCCACCAGCTCGCGGTGAATACGAGCCCCCACCAGATCCTGCAGGATCTGCGGCGCCCAGGCGGGGCTATCGCGGTTCACAATGCGGTCGACTGTCGGCCCCGCATTCACTGCCCACTGGAACGCTTTCTCAGAGAGGAACTGGATAGCCGGCTCTTCCTTCTCAGAATCCAGCAGCTTTTGCACGTACTCGCCCAGTTCTGGCGCAAGCACCCGGTCACCAATCTGGTGGTCGATGGTGCGATCAATGAGCTCCAACATTTCCTTGTCGTCAACAACATCCATAATGCCTTTGACGGCCGTGCCGAGCTCCCCAGAAACCTTGGCCGCATTCTCCGGTTCCTGCAGCCACTGTCCCACGCGTTTCGGCAGCTGGGCGGATTCGATCTTTTCCCCCACCAGCTCGGGGTTCAAGAAGTTGTCCGCTACGAAGGTGGCCATGCTGGTCCCCAGTTTGTCCTTCTGCTCACGAATGATGGCGGTGTGGGGGATGGGGATTTTTAGCGGGTGGCGGAAGAGGGCTGTCACCGCGAACCAGTCAGCCAGGCCACCAACCATGCCGGCTTCGGCGGCTGCCCGCAAGAAGCCCAACCACACCCAGTCGTAGTAACGCTGCAGAATATGGCAAGTAATGAAGATAATGGCCGCCACGATCAGCATGGAGGTGGCAATGATACGCATCTTCCGCAGTTCGGCACGTTTAATGCGCGCCTGTTCGGGTTCAATGTCGGGGAGCGGGAGGGGCTCTTTCTTCACGGGGCTGATATTTGCTGGAGCAGTCACTCTTCGATTCTGCCCCAAAATCCGTATTTTGGCAGCTCGCTGAGAAGTAACGCGCATAATAGGACACCGTCTATACTGCCGCAACGGAGTCAGTGTTAGCTGTGAGATCGGGCTATTTTCTCCACTTGGCCGGTAAAAATGGCGTTCAGACTAGCTGTCTGTTGGCGAGTGGGGGTGGTGTTGCGAGACCGCAGGATGGCGATCACGCCCACACCGCGCACATCCGCGTACAGGTAGGTGGAGGACACCGGGGAGCCCTGCCGCAGTGCGAGACGCTCCTGGTAGCCGCGCACTCCTAGTGCCTTCCCCGTCACCGGCTTGTGATAGTTGGCATTATCGGTGCCCGCTATAGCGGTGACGGCACGGTCTGGTACTTCATAGGGGGTGACGGTGACGTGCAGTGTAAGTCCACTGCCTGTGCGGGTGAAACGCTGGCAGTTTTTCAAGTACCCGTCAATGCGGGGGAGGGAGCCAGCGGGGCGCAACACCATGAGTGCGATGACGACATTGTCGGCCGGATATTCCAGGTATTCGCCGGCGCGGCGTTCTGCGGGGACGTCGGCTATCCAGGCTTTCGAGGGTTCCAGGCACTCGGTGAGCGACGGCTGTTGGGTGCCTTCAGTGGACCGGGCAAGTTCCTCAGCCACAATAGGTGAGGCGGAGAAGCCCTGCGGTAGTTCCTTTTCCGTCACCAGAAAATCTTTGACGGGAATGGACTGAAAACGTGACTCCGCACCCCCACAAGCGGTGAGGAGGGAACCCGAGAGGAGGAGCGAGAGCAGCAGCGCCCTGGCAGACATCCAACGACGTTCACCGGGGCGCTGCGCGTGCAGAGACTGCATGGGAGTGGAGTTTTGCTGTGTTAGGCCTGCTGCTCACCCTGCTCTGCAGCAAGGCGGGCGGCTTCTGCAGCCTGCATGGCCTGCTCCCACTGTTCCGCTTCCGGAGTGCCCGGGCGGGGCGGTACCGGAGCGTAGGACACCACTAGGTCCCAGGGGTTAGTGCCCCAGGAGGCGGCGGCGACGGTGGCGATAGAGCCTTGGTCGGCCAGCTCGGTGTTCGCGGCGGCAGCCACAATGGTGGGGCCGGCAACGGGCTTGTCGACGTTATCCCAGAACTGGGCCTCTTCCGGATGCGGGAAGGTTTCGATAATGGCCTGGTCACCCTCACCTTCCGGAGCGGGGAACACACCGAACAGTGCATAGTGGTTGGGGTGTTCCTGGCCTTCCGGCAGCTGGTCGAGGTCGCTGGCCTTTTCCACGATGGCGTATTCGCCGCGCTCCGGGTTGTCGGTGGCGAGGCGGCGGAGGAAAGCTTCGACGTCTAGCCAAGGGTTGGCGTCGGTTTCGGCCGGTTCGCTCAGGTGGAAGGTGTGGGTGCGGACGTAGATGTCTTCGCCGTCGGGCCCCTTGTCGCCCTGGATGGGGTCGGTGACGTTGGGGCTGTCTGCCCAAGGGGCCTTGCTGGGGTCGTCGACAATTTCCTGGGAGACCCGCTCCGCCACTAGGAGGGTTCCGTCGCCGAGGGTAAGGAGGGCAACTTCACGGAGGCCGGAGGTGGGGGTGAGAGTACGGGGGATGGCGTTGCGGCCCATGATGTCAATGAGTCGTTCCGGCTCGTCGACGGTCCACAGGCTGGCGCCCATGGGGGTATAGACGCTCACCATGTGGGCGGCTACCATACCGAGGATGGCGGGGACGGGTTCATTGGGGTCGAAGGGGAGTTCCGGCATTTCGCCATGCTCCATTTGTTCCCGCATGGTGGCGACGGCCTGGGAGAGTTGGTCGTAGGTTTCCTGGTCGATTTCTCCACTCTCGAAGGCGGCCTTGATTTCGGCGTAGTTTTGTTCGAGGACGGACAGCGCATTCTTAATCTCGTCTTGTTCCTGCGCTTCTGCCATGCCTTCGGTGCCGCCCTGCCAGTTGGTGGGGATATCGGTGGGGTTGGTCATGAAAACCTTCTTTAATGAGACGGTAGTACTTCTCCAGCCTACCGACCTTGCGAGGCGGCGGCCGGCTGTCTGGGAAATCTACGACAAATTCCGGTTGAGGATAAAGAAAACTGGGGCGCACCCCGGAG comes from the Lawsonella clevelandensis genome and includes:
- the deoC gene encoding 2-deoxyribose-5-phosphate aldolase produces the protein MTFANANADLPANRHELAAFIDLMVTTSEVTVAQVTELVEQAGEWGLNACYVLSGRLPQAQAQLPMGALVSYPLGADDSLSKAFSARLAVDQGATEVCVVADLGAIVAGEWNALMADLVTVREAAPAPVTLQIVVETPYLLTLPDGLDRIARCCQIALAVGADMVVTGTGLHPAGGGTSVQAVRAMAESIGGQLGIKAMGGVSTAAQALELMAAGATQLGCSQEEAAALLAGMPNEQPFAPLPR
- the purU gene encoding formyltetrahydrofolate deformylase — encoded protein: MIVNDQKPAVSGNEHRYVLTLDCPDRVGIVAEISKFLADMGGWILEAAYHADPISGWFHTRQAVLASSVDMSFEELQERWRDMATHLGPDANAQVTDTARLKRGVILVSKQGHCLHDLMGRIHHGDYPMDVACIVSNHPDMQPVADYYGIPYHYVPFAPGEQGKREAFDKIATIVDAEEPDVIVLARFMQILPPDLCERWDGRCINIHHSFLPSFMGARPYAQAYKRGVKLVGATCHFVTSDLDNGPIIEQDVQRVSHADTEKDMVRKGRDIEQLVLARGLRWFLEDRVQVHNHRTVIFGS
- a CDS encoding DUF2516 family protein codes for the protein MPTFTHYVLSVPVEMLAVAVLALIGGVYAIRSVVHAARMRSDAFELTGRVSKTGWVAMLVVSAMVMFWNVFSLGYSMVTLVIIGWVIVGVYWGSKRTEMDDLLGFSQDGYGENWAR
- a CDS encoding DUF445 domain-containing protein, with protein sequence MTAPANISPVKKEPLPLPDIEPEQARIKRAELRKMRIIATSMLIVAAIIFITCHILQRYYDWVWLGFLRAAAEAGMVGGLADWFAVTALFRHPLKIPIPHTAIIREQKDKLGTSMATFVADNFLNPELVGEKIESAQLPKRVGQWLQEPENAAKVSGELGTAVKGIMDVVDDKEMLELIDRTIDHQIGDRVLAPELGEYVQKLLDSEKEEPAIQFLSEKAFQWAVNAGPTVDRIVNRDSPAWAPQILQDLVGARIHRELVDWTSKVSRQPNHEARLAAKRWLYEMANDLQNDPKTIEKVEEIKQNILAKEATSSMTEKTWENAKEFLLHTSADPNSLLRRKAHQMVMTMGHSMATSEKVQEVITERVVAAAKHVASNYAPEITGIISDTVERWDAAEASDKIEVLVGKDLQFIRMNGTIVGALAGLLIYTIAFFVLGV